The following coding sequences are from one Xiphophorus couchianus chromosome 7, X_couchianus-1.0, whole genome shotgun sequence window:
- the LOC114147739 gene encoding uncharacterized protein C21orf62 homolog, protein MEMPPNAARSAWLPWSLWLMFALTSDCQPTLSAPEAANVTLLFDSGAGLQTCSCPAPVPDCDAAQADSRCRCSTVPRSALDRASLGRTVAVWVRELWVLEELLNSSAVAHLRLSFCGAEPLQSRQLVLLGLETLSVHSAAPGAPYPDQEVRVSPSVGSAPDSSASHHMSFVDVGVLNGLSALKAYSVIGPPLHTFSQFFPHLVFPLESKENSSEPSQKTLVTFVY, encoded by the coding sequence atggagatgcctCCAAACGCGGCGCGCTCTGCCTGGTTGCCATGGTCGCTGTGGTTGATGTTCGCGCTGACCTCTGACTGCCAGCCGACGCTCTCCGCCCCTGAAGCGGCGAACGTCACGCTGCTGTTCGACAGCGGCGCCGGCCTGCAGACCTGCAGCTGCCCGGCTCCGGTCCCAGACTGCGACGCGGCCCAGGCCGACTCCCGGTGCCGCTGCAGCACCGTGCCGCGGTCGGCCCTGGACCGCGCCAGCCTCGGGCGGACCGTGGCGGTGTGGGTGAGGGAGCTGTGGGTGCTGGAGGAGCTGCTCAACAGCAGCGCCGTCGCTCATCTGCGGCTGTCGTTCTGCGGCGCGGAGCCGCTGCAGAGCCGGCAGCTGGTTCTGCTCGGGCTGGAGACCCTCAGCGTTCACAGCGCCGCCCCCGGGGCGCCGTACCCCGACCAGGAAGTCAGGGTTTCGCCATCAGTTGGGTCGGCGCCGGACTCCTCCGCTTCCCACCACATGAGCTTCGTCGACGTCGGCGTTCTGAACGGACTGTCGGCTCTGAAGGCGTACAGCGTCATCGGACCGCCGCTTCACACCTTCTCCCAGTTCTTCCCACACCTGGTTTTCCCACTGGAGTCCAAGGAAAACTCCTCAGAACCGTCACAGAAGACGCTCGTCACGTTCGTGTACTGA